The following proteins are co-located in the Callithrix jacchus isolate 240 chromosome 10, calJac240_pri, whole genome shotgun sequence genome:
- the FADD gene encoding FAS-associated death domain protein, producing the protein MDPFLVLLHSVSSGLSSSELTELKFLCLGRVGKRKLERVQSGLDLFSVLLEQNDLEPGRTELLRELLASLRRHDLLRRLDDFEAGAAPGAAPGEEDLGAAFDLICDHVGKDWKRLARQLKVSDAKIDSIEDRHPRNLTERVRESLRIWKNTEKENATVAYLVGALRACQMNLVADLVEEVQQARELQRSGAVSPTSWNSDASTSEAS; encoded by the exons ATGGACCCGTTCCTGGTGCTGCTGCACTCGGTGTCGTCCGGCCTGTCGAGCAGCGAGCTGACCGAGCTCAAGTTCCTGTGCCTCGGGCGCGTGGGCAAGCGCAAGCTGGAGCGCGTGCAGAGCGGCCTGGACCTCTTCTCCGTGCTGCTGGAGCAGAACGACCTGGAGCCCGGGCGCACCGAGCTGCTGCGCGAGCTGCTCGCCTCCCTGCGGCGCCACGACCTGCTGCGGCGCCTGGACGACTTCGAGGCGGGGGCGGCGCCCGGGGCCGCGCCGGGGGAAGAAG ACCTGGGTGCAGCATTTGACCTCATATGTGATCATGTGGGGAAAGATTGGAAAAGACTTGCTCGTCAGCTCAAAGTCTCAGACGCCAAGATCGACAGCATCGAGGACAGACACCCCCGCAACCTGACGGAGCGCGTGAGAGAGTCGCTGAGAATCTGGAAGAACACAGAGAAGGAGAACGCGACAGTGGCCTACCTGGTGGGGGCTCTCCGGGCCTGCCAGATGAACCTGGTGGCTGACCTCGTGGAAGAGGTTCAGCAGGCCCGGGAGCTCCAGAGGAGTGGGGCCGTGTCCCCGACGTCGTGGAACTCGGACGCATCCACCTCCGAAGCGTCGTGA